The Pelistega ratti genome window below encodes:
- a CDS encoding integration host factor subunit beta codes for MTKSELIEALAASYPQLAVRDMDLAVKTMLDAMTEALSNGQRIEIRGFGSFSLSQRAPRMGRNPKTGEQVEVPGKRVPHFKAGKELRERVDFVFKTQDKS; via the coding sequence GTGACTAAATCAGAGTTAATTGAAGCTTTGGCAGCGAGCTATCCACAGCTCGCTGTGCGAGATATGGATTTAGCCGTCAAAACAATGTTAGATGCAATGACCGAAGCTTTATCGAATGGTCAGCGTATTGAGATTCGTGGTTTTGGTAGCTTTTCTCTTTCTCAACGAGCTCCCAGAATGGGACGTAATCCTAAAACTGGTGAACAAGTAGAAGTACCGGGTAAACGTGTACCTCACTTTAAAGCAGGTAAGGAATTACGTGAAAGAGTGGATTTCGTATTCAAAACACAAGATAAGTCATAA